One window of Bacillus alkalicellulosilyticus genomic DNA carries:
- a CDS encoding histidine phosphatase family protein, whose translation MPNNQNSYVSENNEQQIWFPFNQEEVLEETQLEVEPASRTLLADLQAGGLILYSRHAEANVGVDQQFINFQDCATQRNLGETGRTQAITFGETLRQLQIPIMYPVSVSPFCRTYETGALAFGANGVQVDPFWADIYRLSGPLDPMEQARILYQLQTVLETPPTPGSNKVIIAHSFPSGVGLDTLPNMGTIVVRPRGQGNGYEVVAYLTLNDLTNLG comes from the coding sequence TTGCCGAATAATCAAAATTCCTATGTATCTGAAAACAATGAACAGCAGATTTGGTTTCCTTTTAACCAAGAAGAAGTGTTAGAAGAAACACAATTAGAAGTTGAACCAGCGTCGCGAACGTTACTGGCTGATCTCCAAGCTGGAGGGCTAATTCTCTATTCTAGGCATGCAGAAGCAAATGTTGGGGTAGACCAGCAATTTATAAACTTTCAAGATTGTGCAACTCAAAGGAACCTTGGTGAAACAGGTAGAACGCAAGCGATAACCTTTGGAGAGACACTTAGACAATTGCAGATACCGATAATGTATCCAGTTTCCGTGAGTCCATTTTGTAGAACATATGAAACAGGAGCATTGGCTTTCGGAGCAAATGGTGTACAAGTGGACCCTTTCTGGGCTGATATTTACAGGTTGAGTGGTCCGTTGGATCCTATGGAGCAAGCGAGAATATTATATCAACTCCAAACGGTATTAGAAACACCTCCAACACCAGGAAGTAATAAAGTGATTATTGCTCACAGCTTCCCATCAGGAGTTGGGTTAGACACATTGCCGAACATGGGAACTATCGTGGTTAGACCGCGTGGACAGGGAAATGGGTATGAAGTGGTTGCTTATCTCACATTGAATGACTTGACGAATCTAGGGTAG
- a CDS encoding glycoside hydrolase family 43 protein, whose protein sequence is MNIKKRPVWLKIAVTVSIITVLLFSYFHFFQNSTHETVENPSNSLSAYVMEDVLVLTQGEETNYEVHIVMNEIPTDIVELTSEIRIPEVLEVTDVILNGEKNIKADHIEFDLMDNGIELQLNNRDDSPIILASHDEREKIVIIKMRLKKELYEEMTDEIKVERLEVVHSDKLSETYDVTGAKSIVNYTPPKTAIGKQPPNGNPLVSHKFGADPYVLVFEDRVYIYATHDVLEYDENDNVVENTYGNINRLSVISSDDLVNWTDHGEIVAAGPEGAAKWATQSWAPAVAQKVIDGEDKFFIYFANNASGIGVLTSDSPTGPWVDPIGEALILRSTPGVEDVTWLFDPAVLIDDDGRAYIYFGGGIPEGQYEMPNTARVMELGDDMVSVVGEAKPIPAPFMFENAGINKVGDTYYFTYCSNFYDGDRPEGSPPPGEIAYMTSDSPMGPWEYQGTILRNPYHFFGVGGNNHHAMFEFHDTYYIAYHAQTLSKEMGVPMGYRSTHLNKVYFNEDGTIQEIKADLEGVESVKHLNPFQRVEAETMAWNAGVQVEKADTNEENNHTTNIVITDINTGDWIAVSGVDFGDGASEFSASVATETNGGMIELRLGHPEGDLIGSLTVTNTGGWNQWKTVSTEVLVEGVHDLYLVFSGSSDHNLFRFEHWKFD, encoded by the coding sequence TTGAATATAAAGAAAAGACCTGTTTGGTTAAAAATTGCAGTTACCGTGTCTATAATAACGGTACTTTTGTTTTCGTACTTTCATTTTTTTCAGAATAGCACACATGAAACAGTAGAAAATCCTTCTAATTCCCTATCTGCTTATGTAATGGAAGACGTCCTTGTATTAACTCAAGGAGAAGAGACTAATTATGAAGTACATATAGTCATGAATGAGATACCTACGGATATTGTGGAATTGACTAGTGAAATTCGAATTCCTGAAGTACTAGAAGTAACAGATGTGATTCTAAATGGTGAGAAGAATATTAAGGCAGACCACATTGAGTTTGATTTAATGGATAATGGGATTGAGCTACAACTCAATAATAGGGATGACTCTCCTATTATATTAGCTAGTCATGATGAACGAGAAAAGATTGTTATAATAAAAATGAGACTTAAAAAGGAGTTGTATGAGGAAATGACAGATGAAATAAAAGTGGAGCGTTTAGAAGTTGTTCATTCTGATAAACTGTCAGAAACTTATGACGTTACTGGTGCTAAAAGTATCGTAAACTATACCCCACCAAAGACTGCAATTGGGAAACAACCACCTAATGGAAATCCTCTAGTTTCGCATAAATTTGGTGCGGATCCCTATGTTCTAGTATTTGAGGATAGGGTTTACATTTATGCTACACATGATGTACTAGAATATGATGAGAATGACAATGTGGTTGAAAACACGTATGGAAATATTAATAGATTATCCGTTATCTCGTCCGATGACTTGGTCAACTGGACGGACCATGGTGAAATAGTAGCAGCAGGACCAGAAGGTGCTGCGAAATGGGCAACACAATCATGGGCACCTGCAGTGGCGCAAAAAGTCATTGACGGAGAAGACAAATTTTTCATTTATTTTGCGAACAATGCAAGTGGAATTGGTGTGTTGACAAGTGATAGTCCAACGGGACCTTGGGTGGATCCTATTGGTGAAGCCCTTATTTTAAGGTCAACTCCTGGTGTAGAGGATGTTACATGGCTTTTTGATCCAGCGGTTTTAATCGATGATGATGGAAGAGCGTATATCTATTTTGGAGGAGGTATCCCAGAAGGACAGTATGAAATGCCAAATACTGCACGAGTGATGGAGCTCGGAGATGATATGGTGAGTGTTGTTGGTGAAGCTAAACCAATTCCAGCACCATTTATGTTTGAAAATGCAGGGATAAACAAAGTTGGGGACACCTATTACTTTACTTATTGTTCGAATTTCTATGATGGTGACCGTCCTGAGGGCAGTCCACCCCCTGGTGAAATTGCTTATATGACGAGTGATAGTCCTATGGGACCGTGGGAATATCAAGGGACTATTTTAAGAAACCCATATCACTTTTTTGGAGTAGGCGGTAATAATCATCACGCGATGTTTGAATTTCATGATACGTATTATATTGCTTATCATGCACAAACATTGTCCAAAGAAATGGGGGTACCAATGGGCTATCGTTCAACCCATTTAAATAAAGTCTACTTTAATGAAGATGGTACTATCCAAGAAATAAAAGCTGACTTAGAGGGTGTGGAAAGTGTCAAACATCTTAATCCGTTTCAACGTGTCGAGGCAGAAACAATGGCTTGGAACGCAGGCGTTCAAGTTGAAAAAGCGGATACGAATGAGGAAAATAATCACACTACGAATATAGTTATTACAGATATAAACACTGGGGACTGGATAGCAGTTTCAGGAGTCGATTTTGGTGATGGTGCATCAGAATTTTCTGCATCTGTTGCTACTGAGACGAATGGAGGGATGATTGAATTACGACTTGGTCATCCTGAAGGGGATTTAATTGGTTCGCTTACCGTAACGAATACGGGTGGATGGAATCAATGGAAGACAGTGAGTACAGAAGTTTTAGTCGAAGGTGTTCATGATTTATACCTAGTTTTTAGTGGGAGTTCGGATCATAACCTATTTCGTTTTGAACACTGGAAGTTTGATTAA
- a CDS encoding HIT family protein, with product MKTCPFCQPENIISSNDLAFAIYDIYPVNQGHILLIPKRHVSDFFDTTLEERASINELLDECKVILDKTYNPDAYNVGINCGETVGQTIFHVHVHLIPRYKGDMDNPRGGVRGVTPEKQQY from the coding sequence ATGAAAACCTGTCCTTTTTGCCAACCAGAAAATATCATCTCATCAAACGATTTAGCTTTTGCGATCTATGATATCTATCCCGTAAATCAAGGGCATATTCTGCTCATTCCTAAACGCCATGTTAGCGACTTTTTTGATACTACCCTTGAAGAAAGAGCTTCGATTAATGAACTATTAGATGAATGTAAAGTCATCTTAGATAAAACCTATAATCCTGATGCTTACAATGTAGGAATTAACTGTGGAGAAACAGTGGGTCAAACGATTTTCCATGTTCATGTTCACTTGATTCCTAGGTATAAAGGGGACATGGATAACCCAAGAGGCGGAGTTAGGGGAGTAACCCCAGAGAAGCAACAATATTAA
- a CDS encoding YkvA family protein — protein MFGLKEVEYSQQFSEDSFWKNIVKVGKKAGVSTVYAALVLYYTLQKPDLPVKAKTVILGALGYLIFPIDAIPDFTPIIGYGDDISVLIGALITVMIYIDENTKQKAKQKLTALFGEEALGSIKEIDNKIDTDNNKES, from the coding sequence GTGTTTGGGTTGAAGGAAGTAGAGTACTCACAGCAGTTTTCAGAGGATTCGTTTTGGAAAAACATTGTGAAGGTAGGAAAAAAAGCTGGAGTAAGTACCGTTTATGCAGCTCTAGTCCTCTACTACACGCTCCAAAAGCCTGATTTGCCAGTCAAAGCAAAAACAGTGATCCTAGGAGCACTGGGGTATTTAATTTTTCCTATTGATGCCATCCCTGATTTCACACCAATTATTGGGTACGGTGATGATATTTCCGTATTAATTGGCGCCTTAATTACGGTAATGATTTATATTGATGAAAACACAAAACAGAAAGCTAAACAAAAACTAACTGCTCTATTTGGTGAAGAAGCACTCGGAAGTATAAAAGAAATCGATAACAAAATCGACACAGATAATAACAAAGAAAGTTAA
- a CDS encoding extracellular solute-binding protein — protein MQIIRKKSVQVILVIIILFSSVSLFNLTTNSPQQGQVQALADFEAVLHDTRDDSYDDYLEAYSTLEKPEDVIRIEAEDFADAVGEGFEVVEQFEGLDGKAVTTPEEGTIYWDVPIENAGLYNMRLHYYPMEGKSSAIQRKFAINGEVPFHGAGILIFDRVWTDRYEEFQKDDRGNELRPGQIESPEWVLMSFRDSEGYFEDPYSFYFEEGVQRISLSALREPMAIDYIELYQEKSVMSYEEVKQVYEAEGLESVENQYIQIEGENTVTKSSPTLFPMSDRSSPTVVPYHVSNIRINTIGGLNWKLPGQWIEWEVEVEEEGLYQIALKRKQNELRGLYATRSLTINGEYPFEEMKRIRFNFNRDWENQILGNDEPYLFHLKEGTNRIRLTVTLGDLAPILRTIESSVLQLNEMYRQILMITSSTPDPYRDYQLEQRIPGLIDVFTEQAEIIQSVADYLVESTGERGDQVAVLQSMVRQLEDIVENPHTIARRLDNFKVNVGGLGTFILTIREQPLTLDYLVFSSPGHELPRAEATFFERARHEIGAYIASYTMDYDSIGNIEALDRSVDVWITTGRDQAQVLKGLIDESFTPEANISINLRLVPPEIVLPATLANEGPDVALQIGEDVPVNYAMRNAAADISIFPDYEEVATRFRESGLKPYKFDGGVYALPEQQIFPMMFYRNDILEELGLTPPETWDDVYNMISVLQKHNLEFFLPIDDPMMQQAQQQNMVPNASFAMLLYQNGGEFYQEDHKASALDTDISMEAFRDWTNFYTNHRFPLMADFPNRFRVGEMPIGIADYTTYNMLTVLAPEIRGMWDFTIVPGTKKPDGSIDHSVASHTTAVMMLDNAEDKDAAWEFMKWWTNKETQIAFGREMEGLMGEAARYPTANIEALEELPWPIEDYNNLETQWQWVNGIPQVPGGYFTGRHLDNAFRRVVNANENPREALSDYILYINDEIEIKRREFNLPY, from the coding sequence TTGCAAATAATAAGAAAGAAATCCGTTCAAGTCATCTTAGTAATTATTATTCTTTTTTCGTCCGTTTCATTATTTAATCTAACAACGAACTCACCTCAGCAAGGACAAGTACAGGCATTAGCGGATTTTGAGGCTGTTCTTCATGATACAAGAGATGATAGTTATGATGATTACTTGGAAGCTTATTCAACCTTAGAGAAACCAGAGGATGTTATTCGCATAGAAGCAGAAGACTTTGCAGACGCGGTTGGAGAAGGTTTTGAAGTGGTTGAGCAATTTGAAGGTTTAGATGGTAAGGCTGTAACCACGCCTGAAGAAGGGACTATCTATTGGGATGTTCCAATTGAAAATGCCGGTTTATACAATATGAGACTTCATTATTATCCTATGGAAGGGAAGAGTTCAGCAATTCAAAGAAAGTTTGCTATTAACGGAGAAGTCCCGTTTCATGGAGCTGGCATCCTAATTTTTGACCGGGTGTGGACTGATAGATATGAAGAATTTCAAAAAGATGATAGAGGAAATGAATTACGCCCAGGCCAAATAGAGAGTCCAGAATGGGTCCTTATGTCGTTTAGGGATAGTGAGGGATATTTTGAAGATCCGTACTCTTTTTACTTTGAAGAAGGTGTACAAAGAATATCCTTGTCCGCTCTACGAGAACCAATGGCAATTGATTATATCGAACTTTACCAGGAAAAATCCGTCATGTCCTATGAAGAAGTAAAACAAGTATATGAGGCAGAAGGATTAGAGTCTGTTGAGAATCAATACATCCAAATTGAGGGTGAAAATACAGTAACGAAATCTTCCCCAACATTATTTCCCATGTCGGATAGATCGAGTCCAACAGTGGTTCCTTACCATGTTTCAAATATCCGAATTAACACCATTGGTGGTCTTAATTGGAAGCTACCAGGTCAATGGATTGAATGGGAAGTGGAAGTCGAAGAAGAAGGATTATACCAGATAGCACTAAAGCGTAAGCAAAATGAATTGCGGGGCCTTTATGCTACAAGAAGCCTAACCATAAATGGGGAATATCCATTTGAAGAGATGAAGCGTATTCGTTTTAATTTTAACAGAGATTGGGAGAATCAAATATTAGGAAATGATGAACCATATTTATTTCATTTAAAAGAAGGAACGAATCGGATTCGATTAACAGTTACCCTTGGAGATCTTGCACCAATTTTGAGGACGATAGAATCTAGTGTTTTACAATTAAATGAGATGTATAGACAAATATTAATGATTACTTCAAGCACACCTGATCCATACCGTGATTATCAACTAGAACAACGTATACCGGGGTTGATTGATGTATTTACGGAACAAGCAGAGATTATTCAGAGTGTTGCAGACTATCTTGTGGAATCAACAGGTGAAAGGGGAGATCAAGTAGCAGTCCTTCAATCCATGGTTAGGCAGCTAGAAGATATAGTAGAAAACCCTCACACAATTGCTAGGAGGCTAGACAATTTTAAAGTAAATGTTGGTGGTTTGGGAACGTTTATATTAACCATTCGTGAACAACCACTCACATTAGATTATCTTGTATTTTCCTCTCCAGGTCATGAATTACCAAGAGCTGAAGCAACATTCTTTGAACGAGCACGGCATGAGATAGGTGCATACATCGCATCTTATACGATGGATTATGACAGTATTGGAAATATTGAAGCACTAGATCGTTCGGTAGATGTATGGATTACGACAGGAAGAGATCAAGCTCAAGTGTTGAAGGGTTTAATTGATGAGAGCTTTACCCCAGAAGCAAATATTTCCATTAATTTAAGGTTAGTTCCTCCCGAAATAGTACTACCTGCAACCCTTGCTAATGAAGGTCCTGACGTTGCTTTACAGATTGGTGAGGATGTACCTGTTAACTATGCTATGAGAAATGCAGCGGCAGACATATCTATATTTCCTGATTATGAGGAAGTGGCGACAAGATTTCGTGAGAGTGGGTTGAAACCTTATAAGTTTGATGGAGGTGTGTATGCACTTCCCGAACAACAAATATTCCCAATGATGTTTTATCGTAATGATATTTTGGAGGAATTGGGCTTAACTCCACCAGAAACATGGGATGACGTTTACAATATGATTTCCGTTTTACAAAAGCACAATTTAGAATTCTTTTTACCGATTGACGATCCAATGATGCAGCAGGCACAACAACAGAACATGGTGCCAAATGCCTCTTTTGCAATGTTACTCTATCAAAACGGTGGAGAGTTTTATCAAGAAGACCATAAAGCAAGTGCATTAGATACTGATATATCTATGGAGGCTTTTAGAGATTGGACTAATTTCTATACGAATCATCGATTTCCATTAATGGCCGATTTTCCAAATAGATTCCGTGTTGGAGAAATGCCGATTGGGATTGCTGATTACACCACCTACAATATGCTGACAGTCTTGGCTCCTGAAATAAGGGGGATGTGGGATTTTACCATCGTACCAGGAACAAAGAAGCCTGATGGAAGCATTGATCACAGTGTGGCAAGTCATACAACCGCAGTGATGATGCTCGATAATGCGGAAGACAAAGACGCTGCTTGGGAGTTTATGAAATGGTGGACAAACAAGGAAACACAAATTGCTTTTGGTCGTGAAATGGAAGGTCTTATGGGAGAGGCGGCCCGATATCCAACTGCAAACATTGAAGCACTAGAAGAATTACCATGGCCAATAGAAGACTATAACAATTTAGAAACCCAATGGCAGTGGGTGAATGGAATACCACAAGTGCCGGGTGGTTATTTTACTGGAAGGCATTTAGACAATGCATTCAGACGGGTTGTAAATGCTAATGAGAATCCGAGAGAAGCTTTGTCGGATTATATTTTATACATTAATGATGAAATTGAAATTAAACGTAGAGAGTTCAATTTGCCATATTAG
- a CDS encoding helix-turn-helix domain-containing protein yields MYKIMLVDPNQSSREKMRKLLNYQHFGFDLQDYAETQRSALELFRKRLYALIIVNMSQLNDEGLQVCENIRKESQIPIILMGGSKNFQLVKKALTLQINDYLPDPIEPDEFKTCLSSIKQKLQNSSNDQWKNMLLKRSMKTKPPCKIIEKVKAYVEESIGEDISLKEISNKLNYNSSYLGQKFKAHEKMTFKQYLLHCRMEKAMYLLDNTTLKIYEVAHEVGYKELDWFYQKFKAHTGISASEYRKL; encoded by the coding sequence GTGTACAAGATAATGCTTGTTGATCCGAATCAATCATCACGGGAAAAAATGAGGAAACTTCTCAACTATCAACATTTTGGTTTTGATTTACAGGATTACGCAGAAACGCAGAGAAGTGCATTAGAATTATTTAGAAAACGATTATACGCACTTATCATAGTGAACATGTCTCAATTAAACGATGAGGGATTACAAGTATGTGAGAATATAAGAAAAGAAAGTCAAATTCCAATTATACTTATGGGTGGAAGTAAAAACTTTCAGTTAGTGAAAAAGGCATTAACACTGCAAATCAATGATTATTTACCTGACCCTATTGAACCTGATGAATTTAAAACATGTTTGTCTTCCATTAAGCAGAAACTACAAAATAGTTCTAATGATCAATGGAAAAACATGCTGTTAAAGCGGTCAATGAAAACTAAGCCGCCATGCAAAATCATTGAAAAGGTGAAAGCATACGTGGAAGAAAGTATAGGTGAGGACATTTCATTAAAGGAGATTTCCAATAAGTTAAACTATAATTCTTCTTATTTAGGCCAGAAATTTAAAGCACACGAAAAAATGACCTTCAAGCAATACCTCCTTCACTGTCGGATGGAAAAAGCTATGTATCTCCTTGATAATACCACTCTAAAAATATATGAAGTTGCACATGAGGTTGGTTACAAAGAATTAGACTGGTTTTATCAAAAATTTAAAGCACATACGGGAATAAGCGCTTCTGAGTATAGGAAATTATGA
- a CDS encoding ABC transporter substrate-binding protein, protein MKRKFLMLLCVLFLVLAACSTESGTDGTDGVVNDTTEGEDAGEAGNDEEAEEESAYYQTPEMDFDLGGETIKVVSWWDMTIPEDNPDNIQRLQNLEELMEKHNFDIEYIAIDFGEYQERVTASLLAGEPLGHIVRLGKNYTIPTLVQQDLLWPIDEYTQNPNAFNQIMTNELYVHEGRGYGFTQDQANLVQGIFYNRTLMNELGMTPLQNYVDEDNWNWETFIEVAKEANQDTNNDGSLDTWGLANRSLLEPALYSNNTGLTDGDQQILEDPATIEALEFVSKIATENVARPTEGGDWTEPGQFFRQGNTLMLAAADWELGGLNNDMPDYDIGFVPFPKGPSADSFHSVEAMLQALTIPKAIENPEQLMYIWEKINDIDSIYDYPGQAHYETNFSTQEDIDNMLLVQPNLLVLSHFTFPNLEYYELEAELLEGTAVSTVVETYASQYQAAIDEVYGN, encoded by the coding sequence ATGAAAAGGAAATTTTTAATGTTATTATGCGTGTTATTTTTAGTTCTAGCAGCTTGTAGTACAGAAAGTGGCACCGATGGTACGGATGGCGTTGTAAATGATACGACTGAAGGTGAAGATGCTGGAGAAGCGGGTAATGATGAGGAAGCGGAAGAGGAAAGCGCTTATTACCAAACTCCAGAAATGGATTTTGATCTTGGTGGAGAAACAATAAAAGTTGTTTCTTGGTGGGATATGACCATTCCAGAGGATAATCCAGATAATATACAGCGACTTCAAAACCTTGAAGAATTAATGGAAAAGCATAATTTTGATATTGAATATATTGCGATTGACTTCGGTGAATACCAGGAGAGGGTAACTGCCTCTTTACTCGCGGGAGAGCCCCTAGGTCATATTGTTAGGTTAGGAAAGAATTACACAATTCCAACTTTGGTACAACAAGATTTACTGTGGCCGATAGACGAATATACACAAAATCCTAATGCATTTAACCAAATCATGACAAACGAACTCTATGTACATGAAGGAAGAGGGTATGGTTTTACTCAAGATCAAGCCAACCTTGTTCAAGGTATTTTTTACAATAGAACATTAATGAATGAATTAGGAATGACACCACTCCAGAATTATGTTGATGAAGATAACTGGAATTGGGAAACTTTCATTGAAGTAGCTAAAGAGGCGAATCAGGACACGAATAATGACGGTAGTTTGGATACATGGGGTCTTGCAAATCGTTCACTCCTAGAACCAGCATTGTACTCAAACAATACAGGCCTTACTGATGGAGATCAGCAAATTCTCGAAGACCCTGCAACAATAGAAGCACTTGAATTTGTTTCGAAAATTGCTACTGAAAATGTAGCTAGACCAACAGAAGGTGGAGATTGGACAGAGCCAGGTCAATTCTTCCGCCAAGGTAACACGTTGATGCTGGCAGCTGCGGATTGGGAGTTAGGTGGATTAAATAATGATATGCCTGATTATGATATTGGGTTTGTTCCATTTCCGAAAGGGCCAAGTGCTGACAGCTTTCATTCTGTAGAAGCAATGTTGCAAGCATTAACAATTCCAAAGGCTATCGAAAATCCAGAACAGCTTATGTATATCTGGGAAAAAATAAATGACATTGATTCCATTTATGATTACCCTGGTCAAGCCCATTATGAAACTAACTTTTCAACTCAAGAAGACATAGACAATATGTTACTAGTTCAACCGAACTTGCTTGTACTTTCACATTTTACTTTCCCGAATTTGGAGTATTATGAGTTAGAAGCTGAACTGTTAGAAGGTACTGCAGTGTCCACTGTAGTGGAGACATATGCATCTCAGTACCAGGCTGCAATTGATGAGGTTTATGGTAACTAA
- a CDS encoding nucleoside triphosphate pyrophosphohydrolase, which yields MPVYNKLVRDKIPEIIAKAGKSFRTKQLTDDEFVIELQRKLKEEIDEYIGAQGHGLAIEELADILEIIHALAEVHHSSIEEIEEVREEKAKERGGFQEKIFLIDVEDE from the coding sequence ATGCCAGTCTACAATAAACTAGTTCGAGATAAAATTCCTGAAATTATCGCAAAAGCGGGTAAAAGTTTCCGAACGAAGCAGTTAACAGATGATGAGTTTGTCATCGAGCTTCAACGAAAGCTGAAAGAGGAAATCGATGAATACATAGGAGCCCAGGGCCACGGGTTAGCCATTGAAGAACTTGCAGATATTTTAGAAATCATCCATGCTCTTGCAGAAGTACACCACTCTTCCATTGAAGAGATTGAAGAAGTTCGTGAGGAGAAGGCGAAAGAACGAGGCGGGTTTCAGGAGAAGATTTTCCTGATTGATGTGGAAGATGAGTAA
- a CDS encoding nuclease-related domain-containing protein — translation MIFKRRTKSDELLTLQYVNRRMILSEKEKYHYHNLKKGYEGEEKFDKLLEGLKEERLILNDLLFDVNNSFFQIDTLIISEGFIHLLDIKNFEHDCYFQSDKLYSVNNDREYKNPVDQLKRSTTLFRQLLHSLKQNYIVKAYVIFIHPEFTLYQAPMDQPFIFPNQINRLINELNNTPSKLNEAHKKLAQQLLSLHHTKNPFSVIPNYTYDSLRKGTYCNRCHSFMIYFKNTSFICKNCGGHEKLEITILRNVKEYMLLFPERLITTVNIFEWCDVALNDKTIRRILKKHLNTYGNKKGTYYK, via the coding sequence ATGATATTTAAACGGAGAACAAAATCAGATGAATTACTGACTTTGCAATATGTAAACAGGAGGATGATACTTTCTGAAAAAGAAAAATATCACTATCATAATCTCAAAAAGGGTTATGAAGGAGAAGAAAAGTTTGATAAATTATTGGAAGGCCTAAAAGAAGAAAGGTTAATATTAAACGACTTGCTATTTGATGTAAATAACTCTTTTTTTCAAATTGATACATTAATCATTTCAGAAGGATTCATTCATCTATTGGACATAAAGAACTTTGAGCATGATTGTTACTTTCAATCAGACAAGCTTTATAGTGTGAACAATGACCGTGAGTATAAGAATCCAGTAGACCAACTAAAAAGAAGTACGACCCTTTTTCGACAGTTACTTCATTCCCTCAAACAGAATTACATTGTAAAAGCCTACGTTATATTTATACACCCCGAGTTCACCTTATACCAAGCTCCAATGGACCAACCATTTATCTTTCCAAACCAAATCAATCGTCTAATAAATGAATTAAACAATACACCCTCAAAGTTGAATGAAGCCCACAAAAAACTTGCCCAACAATTACTTTCATTACATCACACCAAAAACCCATTTTCAGTCATACCTAATTATACTTATGATAGTCTTCGAAAGGGAACTTATTGTAATCGTTGTCACTCATTTATGATTTATTTTAAGAATACTAGTTTTATTTGTAAGAATTGCGGTGGACACGAAAAGCTAGAAATAACGATTTTAAGAAATGTGAAGGAGTATATGCTTCTCTTTCCAGAACGATTGATAACAACAGTAAATATCTTTGAATGGTGCGATGTTGCTTTAAACGATAAAACAATTCGTCGAATATTAAAAAAACACTTAAACACTTACGGTAATAAAAAGGGCACTTATTATAAGTAG